The following are encoded in a window of bacterium SCSIO 12643 genomic DNA:
- a CDS encoding DUF4738 domain-containing protein, with the protein MKNVVFILLVIFSFSCSENDSKVKETKKETIVRFFPEEINMNTKFTGVNDSIQLIVKMKSSDKDFVTFSRVSRDTVWEDRYRDNSVELSLSLNQTKFFAKTFTKHDLLETMPKEFMDQSLIFDVWYESFDPKVEEVKLQMTVCKPETDYCYFYSIYISVSGTFKIELEEIS; encoded by the coding sequence ATGAAGAATGTGGTTTTTATTTTATTGGTTATTTTCAGTTTTTCGTGTTCTGAGAATGACTCTAAGGTTAAAGAGACGAAAAAAGAAACTATAGTTCGATTCTTTCCTGAAGAAATTAATATGAATACAAAGTTTACTGGTGTAAATGATTCGATTCAATTGATTGTGAAGATGAAAAGTTCGGATAAAGATTTTGTAACTTTTTCCAGAGTCTCTAGAGATACTGTTTGGGAGGATAGATATAGAGATAATTCGGTGGAATTGAGTTTAAGTTTAAACCAGACTAAATTCTTTGCCAAGACCTTTACTAAGCATGATCTGTTAGAAACCATGCCAAAGGAATTCATGGATCAGTCTCTCATATTTGATGTCTGGTATGAATCTTTTGATCCAAAGGTGGAAGAAGTGAAATTGCAAATGACGGTTTGTAAACCTGAAACGGATTATTGTTATTTTTATAGCATATACATTTCGGTTTCCGGTACTTTTAAAATAGAATTGGAAGAGATAAGTTAG
- a CDS encoding DUF2007 domain-containing protein, with translation MDWITVHAFTYPHEAHIAKVKLESEGIEVRLLDELTTQVHNFYSNAIGGVKLQVKVGNEDTAKEILKEMHVIEEMPQEASPFLIYLDAFTRKIPFVGDTILELRIIVLVVLILLLLFLPMAIFQ, from the coding sequence ATGGATTGGATTACGGTACACGCATTTACATATCCACATGAGGCACATATTGCCAAGGTGAAATTAGAATCTGAAGGGATTGAAGTGCGTTTATTGGATGAGTTAACCACACAGGTGCATAATTTTTATTCCAATGCCATTGGTGGAGTAAAACTGCAGGTAAAGGTGGGAAATGAAGATACTGCCAAGGAGATTTTAAAGGAAATGCATGTGATAGAAGAAATGCCACAAGAAGCCAGCCCTTTTTTAATTTACCTGGATGCATTCACACGTAAGATTCCCTTTGTGGGAGATACCATTTTAGAATTAAGAATCATTGTATTGGTCGTATTGATTCTGCTTTTGCTGTTCTTACCCATGGCCATTTTTCAATAA
- a CDS encoding histidine kinase produces the protein MLKEKEYLIIQIVYALLVLGNMFYTISQYHSVSYSLLISIGTVAFLIAIVVFNNKVILPKVITARYVMVYIVFLTGLMFFVRYLLVAFFSFEDPDIEITVYNKVTGTIEVKNQTRGVQKVIMIALGATLFFNTSSILIKKILEERAKHFTSEVERKKAELKLLKTQFSPHFLLNALNNLYSVSKLQPERTSEQVQRLSSLLKYITYDQTKNKISLQKEVAFIRGYVYFQLEKGEEHYEVVLDFDEVNPEMMIEPRILIPFIENAFKHSYVPGKRALVKLRLKSLDTQLHFTISNSISHYQRAREEDGYFGVGIESVKRILDTVYENAYTLAINTTDTSYEVDLKINTVHAQT, from the coding sequence ATGTTAAAAGAGAAGGAATATCTCATCATCCAGATTGTGTATGCTCTATTGGTATTGGGGAATATGTTTTATACTATCTCACAATACCATTCTGTATCTTATAGCCTGCTGATATCCATAGGAACAGTTGCGTTTTTGATTGCCATTGTGGTGTTTAACAATAAGGTGATTTTGCCAAAAGTCATTACCGCGCGGTATGTAATGGTCTATATCGTATTTCTAACCGGCTTAATGTTTTTTGTTCGCTACTTATTAGTGGCTTTCTTTTCGTTTGAAGATCCTGATATAGAAATCACAGTTTATAATAAAGTCACTGGAACGATTGAGGTTAAAAACCAAACCAGGGGAGTGCAAAAGGTGATCATGATTGCTCTGGGAGCGACTTTGTTTTTCAACACCTCATCCATTCTCATTAAGAAAATTCTGGAGGAAAGAGCCAAGCATTTTACCAGCGAGGTAGAACGTAAAAAGGCAGAATTGAAATTATTAAAAACACAATTCAGTCCGCACTTTTTATTGAATGCGTTAAACAATCTGTATTCAGTATCTAAACTTCAACCGGAAAGAACTTCTGAACAGGTGCAAAGGTTGAGTTCGTTGTTAAAATATATTACCTATGATCAAACCAAAAACAAAATCTCATTGCAAAAAGAGGTGGCGTTTATTCGGGGTTACGTGTATTTTCAGCTGGAAAAAGGAGAAGAGCATTATGAAGTCGTTCTGGATTTTGATGAGGTGAATCCGGAGATGATGATCGAGCCAAGAATTCTAATTCCGTTTATTGAAAACGCGTTTAAGCACAGTTATGTGCCAGGAAAAAGGGCTTTGGTCAAGCTGAGATTAAAAAGTCTGGATACGCAGCTCCATTTTACCATAAGTAATTCGATCTCTCATTATCAAAGGGCCAGAGAAGAAGATGGATATTTTGGAGTGGGAATAGAAAGTGTAAAACGGATCCTTGATACCGTATATGAAAATGCCTATACGTTGGCAATAAATACAACGGATACCAGTTATGAAGTGGATTTAAAAATAAATACGGTACATGCACAAACGTAA
- a CDS encoding response regulator transcription factor: MHKRKLRCGVVDDEKHARDLLAHYIQEDERLECKFKYATVFELKQNPNWQDIDILFLDVEMPGTDGISFLKEDEVNCKIVLTTAYKDYAIDGYNLDVTDYLLKPIFDDRFTKTVDKISALTTQEFKAREYDRIEKTEDEFLTLKSGKSEIKIKISRIIYISAQDEYVCFHFAEGKRLVYIRLKEVETLLQDNGFIRVHRSYIVNEQTITELQPNQITINDQVKIPIGRSYKDRLKRS; this comes from the coding sequence ATGCACAAACGTAAATTAAGATGTGGTGTGGTTGATGATGAAAAACACGCAAGAGATTTATTGGCACATTATATTCAGGAAGATGAACGTTTGGAATGTAAGTTTAAATACGCCACAGTATTTGAACTGAAGCAAAACCCGAATTGGCAGGACATTGATATTTTGTTTTTGGATGTGGAAATGCCCGGTACAGATGGAATTAGTTTTTTGAAAGAAGATGAGGTCAATTGTAAAATTGTGTTGACCACGGCATATAAAGATTACGCTATTGATGGCTATAATCTGGATGTCACCGATTATTTGCTCAAACCCATTTTTGATGATCGATTTACCAAAACCGTAGATAAAATCAGTGCTTTAACGACTCAGGAATTTAAAGCCCGGGAATATGATCGAATTGAAAAAACGGAGGATGAGTTTTTAACCCTCAAATCAGGTAAATCAGAGATCAAGATCAAAATTTCCAGAATTATTTATATCTCCGCTCAGGATGAATATGTGTGTTTTCATTTTGCTGAAGGCAAACGATTGGTATACATAAGGTTAAAAGAAGTTGAAACTTTGTTGCAAGACAATGGTTTTATCCGCGTACATCGATCCTATATCGTAAACGAACAGACGATTACAGAATTACAACCGAATCAGATTACCATCAATGATCAGGTAAAAATCCCAATAGGACGCTCTTATAAAGACCGATTAAAAAGGTCGTAA
- a CDS encoding TonB-dependent receptor: MGLGLRHMIIVLLILAGGEAIAQEKFTISGKIKDAANGEDIPFTNVLVKELSGVGATSNVYGFYSLTIPEGDYTLIFRFVGYQTLEKTISLRQDMTLDVELEATATALEAVVITSEAENENVTNNEGSVTKISMNTVKEVPTFGGEPDILRIAQMNPGIKTAGEGNSGFYVRGGGLDQNLVLIDEAPVYNPSHVLGFFSVFNGDALKGATVYKGGMLPEYGGKTASVMDIRMKDGNSKEFQVTGGIGLIASRLTFEGPIVKDKGSFMISGRRSYADLYLRPLEDDRLNSTKLFFHDLNLKANYQITEKDKIYVSGYLGRDVFGYRDDFGFDWGNITGTLRWNHVISNKMFSNTSLIYSNYDYNISVGSESAGEDIEIKSQIEDFNLKQDFSFYPNSNNSIKFGFNVIHHTITSGSLDGGENSGINSDAGDLSYGYESAIYLQNEQKINDKWSANYGLRYSFFHRIGPGSEYLFDSEGNLISEETFSDGSLMEYMGGLEPRLAATYLLNKKSSLKFVYNRNYQYLHLLTGSTASTPIDVWVMSSNNIKPQQADQISLGYFRNFKKNVYEASAEVYYKSMQNVIDYKTGANTFLNSQLESDLIYGTGEAYGLELFLKKTKGDLTGWVGYTISRTTRKFDEINDGKPFSAKQDRTHDISVVAMYKINKKLSASGSFIFYTGDAVTFPTGQYTVEGITTPYYTERNGYRMPNYHRMDLGLTWYLKKTDKLESSWNFSVYNAYGRENPYIINFEPNEDNPNINNAVQISLFRWVPSVTYNFKF, from the coding sequence ATGGGGTTAGGCTTAAGGCACATGATCATAGTGCTTTTAATACTGGCAGGTGGTGAAGCCATCGCACAGGAAAAATTTACAATTAGTGGTAAGATTAAAGACGCAGCAAATGGAGAAGATATTCCATTTACCAATGTGCTGGTAAAAGAATTATCGGGAGTAGGGGCGACTTCAAATGTCTACGGATTTTATTCATTAACCATTCCGGAGGGGGATTATACACTCATCTTTCGGTTTGTAGGATATCAAACGTTAGAAAAAACGATTTCATTACGTCAAGATATGACTCTAGATGTGGAATTGGAAGCTACAGCAACTGCTTTGGAAGCTGTGGTGATTACTAGTGAAGCAGAAAATGAAAATGTAACCAATAACGAAGGAAGTGTCACCAAGATCAGTATGAATACCGTAAAAGAGGTACCTACTTTTGGAGGGGAGCCGGACATTTTACGAATTGCACAAATGAACCCGGGAATTAAAACAGCGGGTGAAGGAAATTCCGGATTTTATGTAAGAGGTGGAGGATTAGATCAAAACCTGGTTTTGATTGATGAAGCTCCGGTCTATAATCCGTCACATGTATTGGGGTTTTTCTCTGTGTTTAACGGAGATGCGCTAAAAGGGGCCACGGTATATAAAGGAGGAATGCTTCCGGAGTATGGCGGTAAAACAGCATCGGTGATGGATATTCGAATGAAAGATGGGAATAGTAAAGAGTTTCAGGTGACCGGAGGAATTGGCTTGATTGCTTCGCGTTTAACCTTTGAAGGGCCAATTGTAAAAGACAAAGGATCATTCATGATTTCTGGACGAAGATCGTACGCAGATTTATATCTCAGACCTTTGGAAGATGATCGTTTGAATAGTACTAAATTGTTTTTCCACGATTTAAACCTCAAAGCCAATTATCAAATCACTGAAAAGGATAAGATTTATGTTTCGGGGTATTTAGGACGTGATGTTTTTGGATATCGAGATGATTTTGGATTTGATTGGGGAAATATTACCGGAACCCTTAGATGGAATCATGTGATAAGTAACAAAATGTTTTCCAATACCTCTTTGATTTATAGCAATTACGATTACAATATTTCCGTAGGAAGTGAAAGTGCTGGCGAGGATATTGAAATAAAATCACAGATTGAAGACTTCAATTTAAAACAGGATTTTTCGTTCTATCCGAATTCTAATAATTCCATCAAATTTGGCTTTAATGTCATTCATCATACGATCACATCCGGAAGTTTGGATGGCGGAGAAAATTCAGGAATTAACTCGGATGCTGGAGATTTATCCTATGGCTATGAAAGTGCCATCTATTTGCAAAATGAGCAAAAGATTAATGATAAGTGGAGTGCGAATTATGGACTACGTTATTCATTTTTCCACAGAATAGGTCCGGGAAGCGAATACCTGTTTGATTCCGAAGGAAATCTGATTTCGGAAGAAACATTTAGTGATGGATCTTTAATGGAATATATGGGCGGATTAGAACCAAGATTGGCTGCAACCTATTTGTTAAACAAAAAGAGTTCATTGAAATTCGTCTATAATCGAAACTACCAGTATTTACATTTGCTAACCGGCTCTACCGCGTCTACACCTATTGATGTGTGGGTTATGAGTTCTAATAATATCAAGCCCCAGCAAGCGGACCAAATCTCACTGGGATACTTTAGGAATTTCAAAAAGAATGTCTATGAGGCATCTGCCGAAGTGTATTACAAATCCATGCAGAATGTGATTGATTATAAAACCGGAGCCAACACATTTCTAAATTCTCAATTAGAATCAGATTTAATTTATGGAACCGGAGAAGCTTATGGATTAGAGTTGTTTTTAAAGAAAACCAAAGGAGATTTAACTGGATGGGTAGGATATACGATTTCCAGAACCACCAGGAAGTTTGATGAAATTAACGATGGTAAACCATTTTCTGCAAAGCAGGATAGAACCCATGATATTTCTGTAGTGGCGATGTATAAGATCAATAAAAAACTGAGCGCTTCGGGAAGTTTTATCTTCTACACCGGAGATGCGGTTACCTTCCCAACAGGGCAATATACTGTGGAAGGAATCACCACACCATATTATACTGAGCGAAATGGCTATCGGATGCCGAATTACCACCGAATGGATTTGGGGTTAACATGGTATTTGAAAAAAACGGATAAACTGGAATCCAGCTGGAACTTCTCGGT